ATTTTGATGGCACAGAGAGAATTTGCTTAGGGTTTTCCATATCCCTTCGTCCAAAAATAAATCATTATATACTTCCTCCATAGCAAAATATTTATCGCTGTCCATAGAAAATTGAACAGAAACGTCTTTCTTCATTGGATTTTGAGTAAGTAACCGAGATAGCACGGAAGAGAATGGAAATTTAAGTACTGGCACGTAATGACGTAAGTAAACTCAAAACTTTATATATCACTTAAAGGGAATGGTATAATGTTTAGTGGCATACAAGAAACTTTTTTCAAAGAGAAAGATTCATGGTGCCAGGTTCTAGCGGTTGCTTTGGATGAACCGAAGGAACTTTTTATTTCCTGGCCACGAGGGCAGTCCGATCAATTCCTGTGCCAGTGAATATGAATAGAAAATGTAAATGAATGAAATGAAAGTGGTGAAATGGGTAAATAATCAAGATGGCCACGAAATAAATTATACCCTCCGTCCTCAAATATATGATGTTCAGGACAAGCCAATTAGTCCATTTTTGAACTAATTTGTTTGTACTAAacttcatatatttatggatggaGGTAGTAGTTGTTTATGTAACATATAAATCAAAATGGACACTGACTCGACAAAGAAATAGATATAAACAGGGCTAGAGGTTTACATAAATTAAATCTGCATGGCAGCATAACCACAACAAGTCCTGACTACAAAACAAGTACATGATAACTTAAACCACCTGAAGGAAGCACCACCAGTCTGCCAGGTAATAGCATCACCAAGTCAGTGGCGAGCCATGTCGTGGTACGATGACACACAGTTCTGAAGTAATCTAAAGAAGAACAGACCATGCAACCACCATGTGCAGGCTCGAGGATCCAATGTGAAAATAGCATTCATCGCTCCGGGCTGACTTAGCTACAAAACCAAACTTCTTCTCAAGCTTAGTGCTGCTCTCGCCAGCGTCACCTAGCTGTTCAGCCTTGATGCCAAGGATCAGTTCAGCCCTCTCCTCCACGACGACTACTCGGCGCTGCAGTGTGACCTGCCTATCCTTGTTGACGACCACCTCCTTGCCTCTGGTGTCCAGCAGCACTACATCCTCACCAATGCTCGTGTTGCAGGCAGTGAGGCGTGCACTAAAGTTGCCTGATCCCTTGCTGATGCGGGCAGTGATGGTCGCCTCCACGGAGCGCTTGACATGAGCGTACCTGACCTCCACTGTGCTATGCTTGCTTGAAAGCACCTCTGTTCTGGTGTAACTGAGACTGCCTCTGTAAGAGATGTTGTTGTATCCAAAGAAATCCAAGCATAAAATCTTGTCATCTTCAGACAATGAACTCCCTTTGTCCTTCACTTTCAGGTCAATCTCAAAAATAGGCTCATCCCACAGCAGGATAGATCGGCTAGGACCTGTAAGTTCCAAAAGACAATCCTGCATACAGTGGCACACAAATTAAAGGCCAGCAAATTTCAATGGCCTTTaggaacaccatcactaaaggtgcatcagaagccagacaaattaaaggcccgcaaatttcaattgcctttgggaacaccatcactaaaggtgaaTCAACAGCCAGCAATTTATTTCACCAGTGATGCACATACAAAACCACTTAATagcattctctaaaatgaagatttaaggatcaggaatgtgcccacctactgaaatcttgcatgtcagggccagccaaccaagaagtgaagtggataccaactataaaaactacatttgatatacttttaaaaatataaccaagttttactatttacgttttaagagccagcagcaacatgcataaagtatctctgatggaaaggttctgatcctaattcacagtatcaacctgtataaatatttcttccgAATGCTAGCGTGGAGCTAAACGCCATAAAAATCAGCTGATATTACCAGTGCTACCAAGCAGATTACACCATACACATGCATTGAGATGCTTATAGTAGATTAAATGAGCGATGGAATAGGACAGAAGTTGAAACACAGATGTTTGAACTTGCCTGAGAGGTGAGGGTCCGGCAATTATCTCTGCCTCGAATGAAGAGTTAGTTGCGCTTCCAGTCTAGGGAATCACGCACAGCGACGATGCCATAGACATCTAGTGGCCATTGGAGGTCGCTGGTGATCTGATTCACCTTGACAAAGAAGACCTCCATGGTATCACACCCTCTCCTAGCGAGCatcagcggctacggtgccttcgcccATCAGTACTTACTGACACGCCCGACccgcgctctaaactttccagatccaaaaaacaagaaagaggatcgaaaacttttttcgACATTTTATAGAAAACAAGTTCAAAGTCaaactaacatatttacacCTGGGGCGCctaagcccgatacagctaactcgtccTGGGATCTTCGGGGCGGGACGGCTttatcctccagaagcttcgccaaggcatccgctgggttgagcaccgacgcgtAGGTCCCACAGCACCTCGCCCGCTCGCCACCGTTGACACGGGAGGATCGGCTCCGTGTAGACGAGCATTCAATGCAGGGCACGGCCACACTGGCTGTCCTACGCCGGTGACAAGACCCGGCTGAAGGAACCGATCTTTGGCCGAGGGGTCcaagggtgaggctacacccctCAGATCGCCCAGAACCCTTGTCAGGGGAAGGCACGCACGAACTTTTACGAGCCCACGCGCCCCGACGTCATCACCACCCCTGTCAGAGCGACTCGTCAAGGTCAAGGATCTGACCCAGCGCTAGATCCCGTACGACCCTAAGGGGGTGGGACCTAGCGCTGGGTGACGGTGTGAGATGGCCAGGAGTCATCGAGGAGGTCGGGGAAACCCGGAACAGGCGGcacgccccgcccccgcctcgaGCTCAGGCCTATCCGCTCATCACCAGTACGACTGACAGCCATGACTCCCGTCCCGTTCACTGCCACGGGGTTGGCAGACGGGACGGGAGCACGCCACAGGCCAGGCCTCGCGTAGGTGGCCCACACCGCACAGGAGTCGCCGTACAAGGCGTGCGAAGCCCGCTGCCAGGCTAGGAGGACACagtgttagattgatctccttcccaatgggcccaaaggcccatcggaaccctgatccgcgccctgatcgggagcgctcaccctagcaatgggtggtgggctcctgtcgcgctgcgctatataaacagggtggggacccggctcggctcacgaggttcgccgctgCCAGCCggcccaccgacacacctaccgatctaggtttgcgcagtagcggcgggaagcacgaCCGCCACTTCACCGGCAACCGGACTcagcactgcgcgtcgctgccttgcgcagactccaccaaccgaacccgcgatggccagcagctctgctgctcccacctctaggggtgaaggtaccctatctctctctcactctcggcACACACCAGGAACCCTATGACCCTCATGTTATTCacgatcccgactagatgtgcatctagagatcctaggcaagGCCCTAACACACAGGACAAGGAAGACCCCGACCACGGCACCGCCCCTGACCTCGGGGACCCCCTCCATTTCTAAAAAACATTGTTGCTCGGTCCCTGGTCTATATAAAGGGAACCGGGCCTTCTTCTCACTCTCGCACTCACTCGCACAACACACATTCCCACAGGCCTTCTTCTAAAaaacaggagtgcgagagagagCTGATCCCAGgcctcttgggtgtgcactgatcactgatgctctaagtgggtgtgGGAGTGCTCTGTTGGCTTggaagccccccccccccgccggccttcggctcctgccgGCGCGTctgccggaggagggcggccgccgtcgcgtcccgtCGATGGTCTCCTCGACGGCTGTCGCCGCCAggcgtgatgatggtgtttcgtcgtggcacctgtgtccgttgggggaggcggcggatcccgccATCTGCTGACGGCCTGCGGAAGGCGGACGTCGCGTTCCTGTCGCCGGATGCGTGGGGCGCGAGGACGGGCGCgtcttcctcctgctccgggcggcgcaagccatgagtgcccttgctgcgaatcagggggatctgcggccactgtagcctgtgcggtcgtggctacagtgttccgctcgggtacttgtggcgggtcacgtcgaggggcgcgggcgcctttctgcgtgccagagccgcggtgcatttatggcgagaccgctgggggggcccacaagatccgcgccctcgtccgtcggtctgcgcccgaggtggacacttgtctcgtgggcccggatgagtccgaccccctacgcccggggtcgggcgaagcggagccttgtggcgagggtcgggcgctcccgaccctgggaccgcggtcgcgcgaggcggagtcccgccatcgaggctccgcctcgtccgacttGTCTGCAACTTCGatagttttttcttttgcgaaaaaagaaaccccaaGCCGTCTCGGTTCAGGCTTTTCCcgttaagctcaggggtatccgaccctggcctcgttccaggaccgcatacccctcgggggctatcaggggctccgtccaaagccacttggcaccatctaaaagaaacgttttttctttcaaaccgaAAACTCCTTTCTAGACTTTTGGACGCAAAAAAGAATGCGCGAACGGTactcaggcaagattgatcggactgcgaaaaaacctacgccccagcggctacggcaccttcgctcatcacAGCTTAACTGACGCACCCGACAACGTATTCAAAACTTTCAAGCCCAAAAGAATAGTAAATGGGATCGGAAACTTTAGCACAGCAAAGTTAtaaacaggcccgtatggccatcacaaaacaAGTTCGAAACTGACATGGTTACAATTTGGGCgcaagcccggtacagctagCTAACTTGTTGGAGGGTCGGCAGAAGGGACGGCCTCAtcttccaggagcttcgcgagggttTCTGCCGGGGCGAACACCGCTGcatcaatctcgtccagctcggcctcggagtaaccGGCGGCGTACCCTCCACTCATCCCAGCAAAATTGATGCCGgaatagtgggagccgaagaccccaaaagctcgccgcacgccgatatgaagcgcgtccacggcgatctcccGACTCCGGCGGCGTACCTCGAGaacacgagccggcagagagctcgacccctcctccggaaccACGCCGAagccgtcgcagacgacgcgaaCCGCTTCCCGCAGGGCGCCATGCTCACCACGCTCCGCGTCGAGCAACTCCCTCAGCTTGGCGAGTTCGCCTGCACAACCCATCCAGAAAAACCCAAAGTCAGGAACAGCCACAACATCACGGGGACTCAGAAACGGAAAGAAGTCTCACCGTCGGCCCAGCccttcagctcgcgctcccggtcggctccTTGAGACACGGCGGTCTGGAGTCCTTGCACTTGCGACCAGAGGTGACTGACCTCCGCACCAAGgtcagccgccaccttctcggcctcctccttcttgaccttctcggcgtcccggtcctgccaagccttgagccgctcgcgccggacgcgctcgacggttttctggagggcttcatgctcccccctcagccgcgcgagctcctcggcgtcgcggcgggccctctcagcggcagcctggaactcctcgtggTCAAGACGGGCCTTGTCGATGACggcttggagcttggcctccgatcgccgcacctcctccagcgccgccccctcACGCCTTTGCAGGTCGCCAATGGCTCCCTGGGCGGCAGCGACCTGCATAGACAGCTCCCTGGTGCGCTGCCTCTCCGCGTTGAaacgctcccagagcccccgctccagccggaggaaatcagatttcccccgactgcactcttggagagcctgcaaagcaatacGCCATCAGGGGCAAGGCAACGGGAAAGGGACAATCGCCAACAGGAGGGGCGacgtacctggctaccagggaggacgacgttgtccaaagcccccatcgccgaggacagagccgcgcgggcgttggcgaggccaccctgcaccgcctgccacttgtgccactccgcggcgtcatccagggtgaagaggtgcctcggcgggtcctcacgggatgcCCAACGCAGGAcagaccctctccacgccctgggaacggtaGCAGCCAAGGCCGAGGCGGGAGCCGATcctggcgccgccgtcgaggtcgGCACCATCACACCAGAAGCCGCCGGGTTCACCGACGGACCCGGCGCCTGCACACTCGTCGCCACCGAGGCCGCCGCAGGGTCGCCCAATGGCGGCACCGCCTCCGACGCAAGCGGCAAGATAGGTATCCCAGCGGctacctcgccctccgccgcaaccACCTGTGGAGGCTCCTCCGCTCCCGCCGGAGTCCCCCCAGcgggcccctccgcctccgccgccggagccactcccgCGGGGATGatcggggcggaggtccccgcctccgtcgccaCTGCCTCCTTCGCCGCGGCCGCAGGGGCGGGCactccctcctccgtcgccgccgccgccgatcccgccacggctgcgggggcatccgtcccgcctcccgtcgccgtcgtgtcctccgcctcgtcggcgtcaagatcaatcacctccccggcctgaggacCCGGGGGAATGACGCCCTGCGCTGTAGGGGCAACCGGGGGAACCGAGGGCGGAAAGgggcccgctcctcctcccgccaccgATGCCGCCGTCGCTCCGTCAGCCGCCGTCACGGGGGCCGCCTCCACGGAGGGGACTGCGGCCTCACCAAGGgcctcgccgctcgccgcgggcggagCCGCGGTCCGtcccccggaggaggacgacgccgtcaacgccttcttgggcgccagttGCAGGACGAGGCCACGAGGGGCGGCGCTGCACATCAACAAGTAAACGTCAGCGGGAACAAACACGGGAAGGGAGAGGAATGAGACGCGTGAGGAAGGCCGACTTACGTCCCTGAGACgcgagggcggcgcgcgcgcttcgcttcggagcccgacgccgaccccgggacatctggcagcggccgcttgtcgccgcttcgcGGCCCTCCGGTCTCGggcgcgacggcggaggcggtctCCGCAGTCCCCCTGGGAGCGCCCTGGgcggactcctggggggcgcccaGCGCCGGCTCCTGAGAGGCGGCGGGGGTAGTCTCCGAagactcctggggggcgcctAGCGCCGGCTCCTGAGAGGCGGCGGGGGTAGGCTCCGAAGACTCCCGGGGGGCGCGGCTCCGCGCCGGCTCCAGAGAGGAGCCCCGTGacgacccctggggggcaccccttGCCGGCCcctggggagcgtcccgcgccggctcctgggaggcgccccgagccgacccctggggggtgTCCCGCGTCAactcctggggggcgctccGTGCCAACCCCTGAGGCGCAACCCCGGGGTCCTGCGGAACCGGGGCTCGGGCGGACGCCTCCTCCGCTTCACCCCCCGCGGTCGTCCGCGGGCGCACCTCCCGAATTACGAGTGCGCCCGATCGGAAGGAGGAAATCAGCTCctcttcatcgtcttcctcatcttcatcctcttcatcatcatcgtcatcgtcgtcgtcatcgtctgACACGaccggccccctccgccgccgttggaactcctcggcggccttcttcctcttcttcgccgtctccttgtccttgcgacgcttctgcgcctcggcaaggagacggttgcGCGTCCGCCGCTCAGCGTCCTCCGGCACAGGCGGgagcgagtccacgacccgggttaGCGTGCCCTACGAACGCAAAACGGCTCCACGTCAGGATGACAATCGCAAGACGCAAAGAAAGGAGGTCGACGCCCCAACcccttaccaggtctatgaagcccgcatccgggcgcatcggcgggtgcccgggaatcgggtactcggcgtccttgtcctccagcgcctcccgaatccgTTGCCGGATTTCGGAAGCCGCAAGCGCACCCGCCGCCaagacggtgccctcggtcggcgcgtcggaagtcatggcggcaagcgggcggatccggagcatcagcggcgccactcgccgggcatggtacgctccgatgaccccggcgccggtgagcccgctcctcttcagccgctcgatggcctgcagcaggtcgaagatccgtttcttctccttgtccaccggcccgtacgcccacacctccggcgccacatcgatggtgcggccggtgaaccccggcaggggggagtacgagtagttcttcacatagaaccactggttgtgccaccccttgtgggacgccgaggtcttcatcgccatatactccttggagcgagtatggcggaggtggatcccggcgcatccaatcggcaccggaggcgaccgctgctggctcccccgcttctccgtcttctggtacaaactcactgtgaaaaagtacttccacagcgagaagttgggcgcAATGCCCaagaacccctcgcacagcgcgacgaacgccgcaatatgctggatcccgttgggattaaggtgctggagctcgagcccgtagtagtggagg
This portion of the Setaria viridis chromosome 7, Setaria_viridis_v4.0, whole genome shotgun sequence genome encodes:
- the LOC117865939 gene encoding uncharacterized protein, which codes for MAAGASIWLPPHLSYKNGSPPRWFRPPSAFEPFRPSASRLAHPRLLRLPPLQAAPFLPTTVELPPPLVMGSWGISHFTPSRAEGLVRKGLLCERTAAGEWELPGTEQVPTPPSGYVVSFAHFHERGFASPPSRFFRGLLHYYGLELQHLNPNGIQHIAAFVALCEGFLGIAPNFSLWKYFFTVSLYQKTEKRGSQQRSPPVPIGCAGIHLRHTRSKEYMAMKTSASHKGWHNQWFYVKNYSYSPLPGFTGRTIDVAPEVWAYGPVDKEKKRIFDLLQAIERLKRSGLTGAGVIGAYHARRVAPLMLRIRPLAAMTSDAPTEGTVLAAGALAASEIRQRIREALEDKDAEYPIPGHPPMRPDAGFIDLGTLTRVVDSLPPVPEDAERRTRNRLLAEAQKRRKDKETAKKRKKAAEEFQRRRRGPVVSDDDDDDDDDDEEDEDEEDDEEELISSFRSGALVIREVRPRTTAGGEAEEASARAPVPQDPGVAPQGLARSAPQELTRDTPQGSARGASQEPARDAPQGPARGAPQGSSRGSSLEPARSRAPRESSEPTPAASQEPALGAPQESSETTPAASQEPALGAPQESAQGAPRGTAETASAVAPETGGPRSGDKRPLPDVPGSASGSEAKRARRPRVSGTAAPRGLVLQLAPKKALTASSSSGGRTAAPPAASGEALGEAAVPSVEAAPVTAADGATAASVAGGGAGPFPPSVPPVAPTAQGVIPPGPQAGEVIDLDADEAEDTTATGGGTDAPAAVAGSAAAATEEGVPAPAAAAKEAVATEAGTSAPIIPAGVAPAAEAEGPAGGTPAGAEEPPQVVAAEGEVAAGIPILPLASEAVPPLGDPAAASVATSVQAPGPSVNPAASGVMVPTSTAAPGSAPASALAATVPRAWRGSVLRWASREDPPRHLFTLDDAAEWHKWQAVQGGLANARAALSSAMGALDNVVLPGSQALQECSRGKSDFLRLERGLWERFNAERQRTRELSMQVAAAQGAIGDLQRREGAALEEVRRSEAKLQAVIDKARLDHEEFQAAAERARRDAEELARLRGEHEALQKTVERVRRERLKAWQDRDAEKVKKEEAEKVAADLGAEVSHLWSQVQGLQTAVSQGADRERELKGWADGELAKLRELLDAERGEHGALREAVRVVCDGFGVVPEEGSSSLPARVLEVRRRSREIAVDALHIGVRRAFGVFGSHYSGINFAGMSGGYAAGYSEAELDEIDAAVFAPAETLAKLLEDEAVPSADPPTS